The genomic interval CAACACAGGGTCCTCCGGAAAAGTTCGGGGAGGGGCCGCGGCTTCCGCCACCCGACTTACGGGGGCAGTTGGAGCAAACAGGGGGCCGGGAGCCTTTTTCAAGCCGGGCAGTTCCTGGAGGATATCCTCCACATCCTGGACCAGCTTGGCGCCTTCCTGGATAAGGCGGTGCGGCCCCAGGCTGGTGGGGGAGTCGATGGGCCCGGGGACCGCAAAGATTTCCCGGTTCTGGTCCAGGGCGCAGCGCACCGTGATGGCGGTGCCACTGGTCACTCCGGCCTCGATCACCACCACCCCCAGGGCCAGGCCGCTGATGATGCGGTTGCGGATCGGGAAATTCTTGGCGTCCGGCGGCGTGCCCAAGGGAAACTCACTCACCAAAGCCCCATGCTCCGGGATCTCTTGATAGAGCTTGCGGTTTTCCGGCGGGTAGACGACATCCAGGCCGCAGCCCAGCACCGCGAGGGTCCGGCCGTTCATTTCCAGAGCCCCTTGGTGGGCTGCGGTGTCGATGCCCCGAGCCAGGCCGCTCACCACCGTCACACCCCGGGCTGCCAGGGCTCCCGCCAGGCGCCGGCAAGCCTTGAGCCCGTAATAGGAAGCGCCCCGAGTCCCCACTATGGCCACCGCCTGCCCATCTTCCGCGGTCAGCGTCCCCTTGATAAAGAGATAGAGCGGCGGATACGTGATCTCCTTAAGCCGCACGGGAAAGCGGGGGTCTTCCTGGGTGACCATCTCGACCCCGGCAGACTTCAGGCGCACCAACTGCCCTTCCAATTTATCCCAATCCCTAAACCCGCGGATGGCCTGAGCAATGGCCGGACTGATCCCTTTCAGAGCCACCATATCTTGAATCCGGGCCTGAAAGACCGCAGCCGGACTGCCGAAGCGCTGGATCAGACGCTGCGCCAGCACCAGCCCTACTCCCGGGATGCTCTTCAGGCCCAGCCAGGGAAGTTTATCGGTCATTTGGCCTCACCACCTGGTTCCGGTTCTAATCGATTTGCCGATGGAGCACAAGGAAAAAGCCATCCGGCGCCTAGCTTCTTTGAAATTAGCTTTATGAGCCCAACTCAGTATTAACCCTCAAGGGGTAGCGGCGATTGACATTTTGGCCAAGGTCCTTATTTTAACTTCAGAATAGCGCAAAACCGCAAGGGCACAAGAGGAGGATTATGATGCTCCGGAAATTAATGGTTCCGGTATTGTTGAGTCTGCTCATTTTATTGTTGGCCAGCCACTTGGTTCAGGCTTATTCGGCCTATTTCTACGTCATCCCCACCAGTGCGCCATTACGGGAATGCGCCGGCCAAGAGTGCGATGTGCTCCTCACGGCTTATAAGGGCGATAAGGTTGAGATCCTGGAACGGACGAGCACGGGCTGGTCCAGGGTGCGCCTGGTGGACC from Desulfobaccales bacterium carries:
- the dprA gene encoding DNA-processing protein DprA — its product is MTDKLPWLGLKSIPGVGLVLAQRLIQRFGSPAAVFQARIQDMVALKGISPAIAQAIRGFRDWDKLEGQLVRLKSAGVEMVTQEDPRFPVRLKEITYPPLYLFIKGTLTAEDGQAVAIVGTRGASYYGLKACRRLAGALAARGVTVVSGLARGIDTAAHQGALEMNGRTLAVLGCGLDVVYPPENRKLYQEIPEHGALVSEFPLGTPPDAKNFPIRNRIISGLALGVVVIEAGVTSGTAITVRCALDQNREIFAVPGPIDSPTSLGPHRLIQEGAKLVQDVEDILQELPGLKKAPGPLFAPTAPVSRVAEAAAPPRTFPEDPVLKLLGSEPKQLEELVNTSHLPIKDILTRLTLLELQGLVKELPGKCYVLGT